One Tissierellales bacterium genomic window, ATGTTAGTTGGAGATTTTAAGACTATGGAAATGGCTTTAAATGCAATAGAAGCAACAACCATATATAATTGGAATGAAATAGCTAAATTAAAATCAACTAAATAGATAAAATTAAAACTATATTTTTAATAAAAGAGAATGTTAAATCATTCTCTTTTTTTATTGACAAGATTTATTAATTATATTACAATAGACCTATCAGTCTAGACCAAGTGGTCTAAGAATAAAGAGGTGATTCTTAATGTATGAAATTAAAGATTTAAGATTTAAGTATCCTAAAAACAAAGAGGAAACTATTAAAGGAATATCTTTTAATATTAAAGATGGGGAAATATTTGGGTTATTAGGGCCTAGTGGTGTAGGGAAAAGTACTACACAAAAAATTCTTATAAAACTATTAGATAATTATGATGGAGAGATTTTATACAAAGGGAAAGATTTAAAAAGCTATAAAAAATCCTATTATGAAGAAGTGGGTGTAGGCTTTGAAATGCCTGTACATTTTTCAAAATTGACTGCTGAAGAAAATATTAACTTTTTTAAAAAACTTTATAGTTCAAATATTGATACAGGTAGTTTAATGAAAAGAATTGGATTATATGAAGATAAGGATAAGAATGTAGAAGAGTATTCTAAGGGTATGAAAGTTAGGTTAAATTTTGTAAGGGCAATGTTAAATAATCCTAAGATTTTATTCTTAGATGAACCTACTAATGGATTGGATCCGAGGAATTCAAGAATATTAAAAGAAATTATTAAAGAATATAAACAAAATGGAGGAACAGTATTACTAACTACCCATTTAATGAATGATGTAGATGAACTATGTGATAGGGTGGCCTTTATGGCTAATGGTAAAATAGCAGAAATAGATAGTCCGAAGAATTTAAAACTGAAATATGGTGAGAGAAAAGTAGAAGTAGAATATAGAGAAGAAAATATAGTTAAGAAAGAATATTTTGATTTAGATAACTTGAAAACAGATAAGGACTTTATGAATATTATAAAAACTAAAGATATATTGACTATTCATAGTAAAGAGATGACCTTAGACGATATATTCATAAAGGTAACAGGGGTGAATACAAATGAATAACTTTACAACTTTGTTATCTGGTGAACTACAAAGAATGAAAAAGTATAATATATTGGTAGCTGGAATATTTGTTGCGCTTTTATGGATAGGAGTATTGTATTTTACGGATATAGACGATATAACTAATATGGTACCATCATTAATATTTATTGATGCTACTTCTATGTCTATGTTATTAGTCGGTGCCACTATGTTTTATGAAAAACAGGAAGGAACTATGAAAACTTTATTGGTTTCACCTATAAATAAGACTGAATATATACTAGCTAAGGTCTTTGCTAATATTAGTTCTAATGTTATTACATTAATACTAATTTATGTTTATGCTAAAGTTTTTAAAGAAGTAAGATTGAACTTTTTTGGATTAGTAGGTGGAGTAATACTGACAGCATTTTTTCATTCATTAATTGGTTTTATATTAACTTATAATACAAAAGATTTCACTGAAATGTTAATGGGAATGTTGAAATATACTTTTATATTTGCAATACCAGTTTTATTAGAACAAATAGGATTAATAAATAATGAAATAATTAGTAAGATTCTTTTTATAATAC contains:
- a CDS encoding ABC transporter ATP-binding protein; translation: MYEIKDLRFKYPKNKEETIKGISFNIKDGEIFGLLGPSGVGKSTTQKILIKLLDNYDGEILYKGKDLKSYKKSYYEEVGVGFEMPVHFSKLTAEENINFFKKLYSSNIDTGSLMKRIGLYEDKDKNVEEYSKGMKVRLNFVRAMLNNPKILFLDEPTNGLDPRNSRILKEIIKEYKQNGGTVLLTTHLMNDVDELCDRVAFMANGKIAEIDSPKNLKLKYGERKVEVEYREENIVKKEYFDLDNLKTDKDFMNIIKTKDILTIHSKEMTLDDIFIKVTGVNTNE
- a CDS encoding ABC transporter permease, coding for MNNFTTLLSGELQRMKKYNILVAGIFVALLWIGVLYFTDIDDITNMVPSLIFIDATSMSMLLVGATMFYEKQEGTMKTLLVSPINKTEYILAKVFANISSNVITLILIYVYAKVFKEVRLNFFGLVGGVILTAFFHSLIGFILTYNTKDFTEMLMGMLKYTFIFAIPVLLEQIGLINNEIISKILFIIPTKSSSILLQSTSGGMETWKIWLSLMYLIIASIVLFYIVWKKFDDFAIKESGD